GCACGACTACTCCACTCGCTTAACCCGCACTGATGAGCGATATTCCACTGAAGCTTTTTTTCAAACCAAAGCTGCTTATTTTAAAAAGTGGTCGGAGCAACACAATCCGTTTCACCCCAACATTTGGATTTGGGGAGCCGGGCGTAAAACCCGCCAACGAAGTGCTTTTCTTCAAGAACAGGGGCTGAATATCGAGGGTTATATCGACATCAAAAAAACAAAACCCGATGCTCTGTTTTATAAAGAACTTCCCGAACCCGGGCAGCTGTTTATTGTGTCGATGGTAACAAATACGGGAGCAGGAGAAAAAATCAGGGAGTTTTTAATTCAACGCAATTATGCAGAAGGAAAGGATTTTATCCTGATGGGCTAAATAGAAATACCGATAAATGCAGAATATTCTCTAAATTCAGCACTTCATCGGAAAAAGCTGAATTACCAAATGATAACACTGTTTATTTGACCAAAATTAAAATCATCTAATTATGAAACAGTTGTTATTTTTTCTGATAGTCATTTTTGTTGCGCACAATCCATCAAAAGCACAACCAACCAACAGTCCTTTCGAAGGAACTACCTGGAATGTAATCCGGGAAAGATTATTTAACGGCGAAAATGCACAGGCTTATCGCTTTGAAGATGATATTCGTTTTCAGCTAATCGGCGCAAAAACGCATCAGGATTCGGCCATTGTTACGCAAATGATTGCCGAATTAAACGAACTGTTTGAAACCGTTCAAATAAAAATGGTAGACACCGAACCCAACTTCAAACTAACCATAACACAGGAAGCAGGAGGTCAATCATCCAATGCCATACAGTTAACTTCAGGTTACAGTATAATATCGGTAAATCTGGAACTTGGAATTTCAGGAGCTTTGAGCGATAAAGAATCAGTAAAACAAATCTATTATCACACCATTCGCCAATTCACAAAGCTTTCCGCACCGCAGTCTGGAAGCTCCGTTTACGGCGGTATTTTTGATTCACCAGCAGCCTCTGATGCTGAATTTAAGGAAATAGATAAAGATCTTCTTAAGAAGCTATATTCTCCCGATTTCCATAAGAATCTTAAAGAAAGCACGGTTAGAAAACACGGCCATCAACAATATTTAGATTTGAGGTACCACAATCTGATTAAATACTTGTCGTACTCATTTAAAGCAATTTTAATACTATTTGGATTCCTTTTTTTCCTCTCTAAAGAACCTAAAAGAAAACAAAATCCCGGTTTACTTTTGTATATAAAACAAAGGACAATAATCCTGTTAATACTTCCTTTTATCTACTCATTCATCACAACAACCGGCGATCTTTCATCCTTATTGATAGCCAGTCCGGCTTCTTTTGCAATCAACTTTCTGGCAACAACTATTTACGCAGTGCTGGTGCTCATTATTATCTATTATTCCGAGCCTTTTTTTCTGAAAAAGATAAATAGTTTTGCAGGAAAACAGGCTTTCCTATTTCTAAGTACAAATTTTGCAGCCTTTATTGTTCCTTCGTTAACGATCTTTCCTTTTTTTATGTTATCAGGCAAACTAATGTATTCTGGGTTTCATCCTGTTTCTTTCTGGTCGCAAGGTTCACAGACATTTACAATTGTTTTTGTGGCGGCATTAAGGGTGTTCTACAATTTCATTCAATATCGCACTCAAAGCATGGTAAATGAAAAAGACGTTGAATTGGCCAAAATGAAAGAACTAAAAAACCAGGCCGAATTGAATGCTTTACATTCGCGAATTAATCCGCACTTTTTATACAATTCGTTAAATTCAATTGCCAGCCTGGCTCACACCGATGCCGACAAAACCGAGAACATGGCCACCGGACTTTCCGATCTGTTCAGGTACTCGATCAATAAAGAAAACAAAACCTTTGTGTCGGTTGCCGAAGAACTGGAAATGGTAAAAAAATATCTTGAAATAGAAAAAACGCGTTTTGGTAACCGGTTGACATACGAAATAAATGCTGAAGAAAGTGCCATGGAAAAACAAATTCCAAAATTCCTAATTCAGCCACTGGTAGAAAATGCGGTAAAACACGGGCTTTCGAAAATGAAAGGCACGGGAAAAATCAGGGTGGAAGTTAAACAACTGGAAAAAGATATGTCAATTTCTATTTTTGACAACGGTCCCGATTTCCCGGATGAACCGGTTAGTGGTTACGGCCTGCAAAACCTGCACGATAAACTGGATATTATATACGGAAACCAGGCGCTTATTAACTGGGAAAACGGTGCGAATAAAAATTTTACTATTATGCTGAAAAATCAGTTTGAATTATGAATACCGGACAAGCTTATAAAACAATAGCAGTTGACGACGAACCTTTGGCACGTTTGCGATTGCAGACATTGCTTGGCGAATATCCGGAGAAATTTGAATTGGTTGCCGAGGCTGAAAACGGCGATGAAGCCGTTGAAAAAATCAATCGCTTAAAACCGGAGTTCGTTTTTCTCGACATTCAGATGCCCGAAACCAATGGTTTTGAAGTGCTTAAAAAACTACACTACCTGCCCAAAGTAATTTTTTGCACGGCTTACGACGAGTTTGCCCTGCAGGCTTTCGACACCAATTGTATCGATTACCTCGTAAAACCACTCACCAGGGAACGTTTTGCAAAAACCATCGAAAAAATTGAGCAATTGAATGGAAGCACTCCAGAAATTAACCTCGATAATCTGATCGCCCAATTCAGCAGAGAATACAAAAAGAACGATGCCACCTCCATTCCGGTTAAAGTTGGCGATCGTGTAATTTTTGTGCGACTCGACGAGGTATCCTTCTTTCAGGCCGATGAGAAGTATGTTACAGTTGTTACCAAACACTCGAAATCGTACACTTTGGATTCGAGCTTAAAAAAGCTGGAAGAAAAACTTCCCGACAATTTTATTCGTGTTCATAAATCGTATCTCATCAATAAAAATCTTTTAAAAGAAGTTAGAAAGCACTTTAACAATCGTTTTGTGCTGATTATCGACGATTACAGCCAAAGTAAAATTACTAGCGGAAGAAGTTATTATCAGGAAATAAAAGCACTTTTTGAAATGTAACCACGTAATTGTTTTTATTCAGAACCATCTCGCTATTCAGAATAATTTCAAATAAGCTTTTTTATTCAAAATAAACCTATTACATTTGCCAACGCTACGTGGAAAGATTTGAGATTGATTGCAACCACATGAAAAAAACGCTAAAACAATCGCATTTTTCAATATCAATCGAATATCCCGCAGTTTTAAAATTTAGTATTTAATCTACTGATTAACTTCAGTTTAAAAAGGGATTTTATGAATTATTTATTTACAAGCGAATCAGTATCGGAAGGCCACCCGGATAAGGTAGCCGACCAGATTTCAGATGCATTACTCGACCAGATTCTGGCTTTTGATTCGAACTCGAAAGTAGCCATTGAAACACTGGTTACAACCGGACAGGTAGTTGTTGCCGGCGAGGTAAAATCGCAGGCCTATGTTGATGTGCAGGAAGTTACACGAAACGTAATTAACCAGATTGGTTATACCAAAGCGGCCTACCGTTTTGATGGTGATTCGTGTGGTGTTTTAACTGCCATTCACGAACAAAGTGATGACATTAACCGCGGTGTTGACCGTGAAGAAAAAACCGAACAAGGTGCGGGCGACCAGGGAATGATGTTTGGATATGCCTGTAAAGACACTGAAAACTATATGCCGTTAACGCTCGATCTGTCACACAAAATTTTGCAGGAGCTTGCTGTTATCCGTCGCGAAGGCAAAGTAATGACTTATTTGCGCCCCGACTCAAAATCGCAGGTGACTGTTGAGTATAGCGACTCGAATGAGCCCGTGAAAGTGCATACCATTGTGGTATCGACACAACACGATGAGTTTGATGCCGACGAGCCCATGCTGGCAAAAATTAAGGAGGATGTGATCAACATTCTTATTCCACGCGTAAAAGCGCAATTGTCGGAAGAAGTGCAGGATTTATTTGGCAACGACATTATTTACCACGTAAACCCGACTGGTAAATTTGTTATTGGCGGGCCACACGGCGATACCGGGTTAACCGGACGAAAAATTATCGTTGACACCTACGGCGGCCGCGGAGCTCATGGCGGTGGTGCTTTCTCGGGAAAAGATCCATCAAAAGTTGACCGCTCGGCTGCTTATGCATCGCGCCACATTGCTAAAAACCTGGTGGCAGCAGGTGTTGCCAACGAGATTTTGGTGCAACTGGCTTATGCCATTGGTGTTGCCCAGCCGGTGGGTGTTTTTGTAAATACCTACGGCCGTTCGAACGTGAGTGTAAGCGACGGAGAAATTGCGGAAAAAGTAAAAGCTATTTTCGATCTTCGCCCGGCAGCCATTGAGGAACGATTGAAGCTACGTAATCCTATTTACCAGGAATCGGCAGCTTATGGACACATGGGCCGTGAGCCCAAAACAATTACAAAAACTTTCGAGTCGCCATACAGTGGCAAGGTTACCAAAGAGTTGGAACTTTTTACTTGGGAAAAACTCGACTTTGTTGACACGATTAAAAAGACTTTCGGGCTATAGTTCCGAGGGTGAGTATTAATATACGCCAGAAGGACGGTACGTGTTGCCGTCCTTTTTTTATTCAATTTTTTGCAGAGGAGTTGCAGTTTAAAAAAAAGGTATTATATTTGCACCCGCGTTCACAAAGACATTTCATTTGAAATAAAAATATATTGCGGGATGGAGCAGTTGGTAGCTCGTTGGGCTCATAACCCAAAGGTCGTCGGTTCAAGTCCGGCTCCCGCTACTCAGATAAGCCAGAGGAATTTTTCTTCTGGCTTTTTTCATTTAAAACCACCTAGATGTTTACAGTTTACGCCCTTTACTCTAAAGATTTCAACAAAATTTATATCGGGATGACTTCTGATCTTGAGAAGCGGTTTTTTGCACACAACAACCTGCCAAAAGGTTGGACAGCGAAATTCCGACCGTGGATCATTGTTCATGCCGAAGAATTTAATTCAAAGAAAGAAGCGCTCCAAAGAGTAAAACAACTAAAATCTGCTAAAGGAAGAGAATCTATTTGGAATTTAATTGACTCAGGCAGTTGGTAGCTCGCTGGACTCATATCCGCCAACTGGCGGACGTCGGGACGGCTCCCGCTACTCAGATAAGCCAGAGGAATATTTCTTCTGGCTTTTTTCATTTCAAAAAAGCTCAAAATAAATATCCCTGCTTCTGCAGGGATGCTCAATCACCTAATCTAACTAAACCAGGATCTTACTATGAAAAAAATGCTTACAGGCCCTTTGAACCTGTAGCATTCATTTATACGATGATTATTGGTGTGTGGTTATAATAAATCAAATAAACAGCTTAACTTTTCGTTGCAACACATGATATACCTCGCTTCAGAAAACTTTGTTAAAACTTACAAAACACAAGCAACACTTGAACAATTAGACCTTAATTTGTTTCATAGGTAAACGAAAAACTGTTCAACATATCATGATCAAATCAGAATACCATATCGCAAAAATGGACTGTCCTTCCGAAGAGAATATGATTCGGATGAAACTGGACGGAATTCAAGCCATAAAGAAACTGGACTTTGACATTGAAAACCGCAACCTTACTGTTTTTCACTCCGAAGAAGATGAAGAAATTCTGTCGCGATTGGAATCTCTGAACTTTGGCGCAAAACTTTCGGCCACCCGCGAGGTAGATGAAAACGAGTTTGCAACGGAGAGTTCCGACGTACAATCGAAACTACTTTGGTCGGTTCTTTTAATCAATTTCGGCTTTTTCATTATTGAAATGACCACGGGATTGATATCAAGATCAATGGGATTGGTAGCCGACTCACTTGATATGCTTGCCGATTCGTTTGTATACGGGCTCAGTCTTTGGGCCGTTGGTTCAACAGTTATGCGAAAAAAGAAAGTTGCACGACTAAGCGGTTACTTTCAGCTTACGCTTGCCTTACTGGGTATTATTGAAGTGGTGAGGCGCTTTATACAATTTGAAGCCATGCCCGATTACCGCATGATGATCGGCATATCGGTTTTGGCACTTATTGCCAACGCCATTTGTTTGCTTCTGCTCCAAAAATCAAAAAGTAAGGAAGCACATATGAAAGCCAGTATGATATTTACCTCTAACGATGTAATTATTAACAGCGGCGTGATTATGGCCGGTGTGCTGGTATTGGTAACGCAATCGAAATATCCGGATTTAATAATTGGTTCAATCGTATTTCTGATTGTTGTCAGAGGGGCGATACGAATACTAAAACTTGGAAAATAATACCGATTATAACTTTATCCTTCAACAGATTAAAATTTATTATTTTACCACATAATCAATTAAATTCCACAACTCAATACGCTCAATGATGCGTGCGTCGTTTGTTTTTTTCATCATTTCGCTAAAATCCTCTTCCGCATGTATCGCTTTAAACGATTCGGCAAAACTAACTTCCAAAGCGTAGGAATAATCCGAAAAAGTATTCATTGTAACATATTGGTATGGCCTGCTGGTACCACGCGGAAATATTGCCTCCCAAAGTCCCCAGCCAATAGTTCTCCCCGAGCGTATCGATTCCTGGTGAATCGGCATCCAAACATCCTTCTCCAACGCTTCATATTCCGAACCTTTCCCGGGCTCCACTTTCATATAATTCACCTGAATGAAATGCGCCGGATCTTCAAAAGGAATTGGCGGAATTGCCGCCACAGTTTTATACAACTCCGACCGAACAATTTCGCTTGCCTTGTTGGTGCGATCCATTATTTCTCTCAAACTCATATTGCTATGAACCTTGGCCGGAATTTCAAGATTCCACGGGGTTTCCAGTTTTTCCGGATCGTTATAAGCTGTAATTGCCACATAGTTGTAACTATCTGCCGAACCAGCAAATTCAACTGCATATAAAGTCCAGCTAGCAATTATCCCCTGCCTTATCCTTTCCTGGTGCATAGGTTCCCATATTTTCTGCTGCACCTCGAGGTATTTCAGGTGATTTTCAGGTTTTACTTTAAAGTACTCAACAACCACATATAACGGATCAGCAGCCTTTACCGGCACCGATGCAAAAACAAATACGCTACAGAAAACAATCGCCGAAATAAAAAATGTACCCACGGCGAAATGTGATGATTGTTTATTTTTCATTCGTTTATATTTTTAATTTTCAATGGTAACACATGTAACTCGCCTGAAACATAACGATCCTCTCATTTTATATTTCTTACCATGCTCGTTTCTTGGCAGTAGGCTTTTTGTTAAAGATTAATCCAGTACGACATTTTTACTATCAGCCCTCTGTTCTTAGAAACCATTCCATCGGGCAAAAAGTTCTCGGTATAAACAATAAATAAATCAGAAACGGGAGCAAATCGCCACTGTAACCTCGAATTGATATTAACATTATCCGCTTGTTCGTTATACTGAATAAAATTGGTCCAGAAGATTTTCTCGGTGAATGTAAAATCAATTCGTGGCCCAACCAGCCAAAAATCTCCGCTTGGATAGGGATCGGGCAAATCGATTTTGTTATACGAATAATTCATTGCTAAACTGAAAATGGGTTTAATCCGGAAACGAAAAGTTCCCGACATATTTGTTGCATTCCCATTGTAAAAGCCACCATATCCCGCTCGGATATCGAATGAAAAATCCTTTCTGCTATTTGAGGAATAACTGGCATTTAACCCGTTCCAGGTATATTCCGTCCCCGCTGGCAAAGATTCTGTTCCCTCTTTAAACTGCCTTGTGGGGTCAAAATCGTTAAACAATTTCACATAGATATTTTGCCACTCCAAATTTACACGGCTGGAATTTAAAAAGTTTATACTGTAACCCGTTTCCATCTCTTTGTCGGTAAATTCCCAATTCGTGTCGAGATAGTAATTCGACCGGAAACTTGGGCCGTGTGTGCTAATTGTTTTGCTGTCGGGATAAAAACTGTAGCGCACAAAGGGGCCAAAAGTAAAGTAGCCGGTACGCGGGAAGAATCCCATTTCGGCATTAAAGTTCTCGGCAACATATTCATGTGTCCAAAATGCCATAAGTTTTCGGGTATTATACCGAACGCTTGTTCCGTGTGCCCAATGTTTTGAGGTATTAACAGGGTCATCGGAGTTAAAATAATAGAAACTGCCATCCCATTTATCATCAGTCGACATTAAATTGTATTGCAGCCCATAAACGCGGTTGTACTCATTTTGTGTTCCAAAATCATATCCGTCTTCCTGGTCTTTAGAGAAATTGATGCCCTGTTTCATGGCAATAATAGCGGATATATTAGATCGTCCGAAAACCTGTTTTTTAAACGATGCAACCGTGTAATTATAAGCCGGCGTATCATCAAACCCATCATTCATCTGGTGTTTGGTTTGGGCATTTAAAAAGCCTACACGCATGCCGTCTCCCACCTGTCCGCTTAAACGAGCACCAAATATCATGGGCGACGACAAACCAATACGGCGTGAGAAAAACACCTGCGACTGACGGAAACCAAAATCACTGAAAAGGTCGCTGTTCTCCATAAAAAACTGGCGACGCTCGGGGTAAAACAGCTCGAAACGGGTAACGTTTGTTTGCTGGCGGTCGACTTCAACCGTTGAAAAATCGGGATTTAAAGTCAGGTCGAGATTTAAAGAAGTTGACAAGGCTACTTTTCCGTCGAAACCAGCATTCCAGTCCCAACCAATATTGTTATTTACCGAAAGATCCTTCTGCGATGCCGAACCCGAAACATAAGGAATAATACTAATGTTTGAGCCAGCTTCAGGCGGCGTACTATCCCATTTCAGTTCTCCTGAATAGGTTAACGCGGTGGGCTGATATTGCCTTTTAACTGTAGTCCAGGTCGAGCGTTCGTTTCTTTTCAAATCATTTCGCACAAACTGTATATTCCAGTTGCTGATATCATCTGCATACCGAATTGATTTAAAAGGAATTTTTATTTCGGCGGTCCAACCTTCATTCGTTTTTTTTGTTTTTGAGTACCACACGTTATCCCACGAATCGGAAATAGCCATAAAACCACCGCCACCACCTGTAACTACACCTTCCATTTGTACACCCAAAGGCGTAATGGTAAATGCGTAACCATTTGTCAGGTCGTCGAAAGGATCGATAACCAACATTAAATAGTCGTTGTTTCGTTCCCTGTAATCCCTTCTCAACGATTCAACAATGTAGTTTCCCGGCAACTCATCGAAACAGGTCACTCCCACATATAAGTTATTATCATCGTAAAGAATACTGGCTTCGGTTTTCGAGAATGCGGTCGTATCGTCCGTCGGGTACTGCCGGTGAAAATCTTTTGCTTTATCGGCTGTTTGCCACACCGCTTCATCAAGTACCCCATCAATAGTAATATTCGCTTCGGTTTTTTTGATTTCCAAGGTCTTCTCCGGAATCCGTTTCCCCTTTGTTCGTGAAATTAGCGAGAGTTCAAATCGGTCTTGTGCACTTCCCTCGAAAATCGAGATCATCCCCATTAATAGAATAAGCAATCCGCCTAATCCATAATTCTTAGTTCGGTTCATTTGGTTTTTTTAAATAGGAAGCTTTTAGTTTACCCCCTTCCTGTTTAACAATATATTATTGCGATTTATCAGTTGCCCATTTATATAAGCTATAAATGAACAATGCTGTTAGATGGTTAAAATATCAGAAGGTTTAATTAAAACATATTTGAAACGATAAATAAAAGCTTTAAAGGGATGAATCGTTTCCTTTGGCAAGTTGTAATCCTTTGGATTAACGTTGCGGTATACTACAAAACGTCAACAGGTTACGCCCATTTTTCATAAATCTATGCGGTTGTCAACCTAAAAGAATACCAATCCGTCTATAAAATCGCCCGGTTCTTCTATTTCATTTTAATAGATGAATCCTTGCGCTTAGATTTGAATCAAATTAAAAAAGCAAAAGACATGAAACGAGCATGAGATAGATTTTCAATTATAGGCGAATAATTACAATCATGCGAGTTCCATCTTATACCATAATAACAAACAATTTTAATAAGATGAAAACAAAAATTAAACAAGTAACAGCAGCAACATTAATCGTTCTTTCGTTAATGGTAATTGGAATAAATGCATCGGCAACAAAACTTACGGGTTGTAAAATCGTTGAATCATCGCTTGAGTTGGAAGACTGGATGACCGATGAAACAATTTGGAGCACCGCAAATACAACTGCATTTGCACAGGAAAAAGATGTAAATATGGCTTTTGAATCTTGGATGACAAACGATGAAATCTGGAATGTAAATTACCATTTTGTGGCTGAAACAGAAACTAGCCTTGAAATCGAAAACTGGATGATCGATGCAGAAAACTGGGATGTAAATGATTTGATGAAAGGATCGGAATTGGCACTTGAAATCTGGGAAGAGTAGCCTTTTTACAAAAGTATCCCGGCCTTTATTAAGACCGGAATACTCTCCCTAACCAAACAGGGTTTACTATGAAAAAAATGCCTACACAACCATTGCCATGTAGCATTTAGTATACGAGTTTAATTTGTATAAGGTTTATCAAAAACATTCCGTATTAAAATGAAAAAGCGGGCCCTGGAAATCCAGAGCCCGCTTTTCTATTTAGCGTAAATATGTTTTACTGTTTTACTCGTTCGCTGTATGAGCGGTCGGCAGTGCTTACGCGAATTACGTCGCCTTCGTTTATAAACATTGGCACCATAAGTTCCGCACCTGTTTCAACAGTTGCCGGTTTTAAGGCTGTTGAGCTGGCAGTGTTACCTTTTTCACCAACAATGGTTGAAGTAATTTTTAATTCAACTTTATCGGGCATTTCTGCTGTTAAAGGCAATTCTTCTTCGGCATGAAACTGAATTTCAATTAGCTGTCCCTCTTTCATCAGGTCGTTGTTTTCAACCATCGAATCAGGAATGGAAATCTGCTCGTATGTTTCAGTATTCATTACATTTAATCCCATATCATCGCGATACAGGAACTGGTAAGGACGGCGCTCAACACGAACCTCATCAACCTTAACACCTGAATTAAATGTATTTTCGATTACCTTTCCGTTTTTAACGTTTTTAAGTTTTGTACGTACGAAAGCCGGACCTTTACCCGGTTTTACGTGTAGGAATGAGACAATGATGTAAATATCACCTTTGAACATAAAACACATTCCGTTTTTAAAATCTGCTGTAGAAGCCATGATAAATTAATTTCTTTTTATATGCAGTGCAAAAATAATTAAATCCGTTAAAAATCAAGCATTTCAAAACGCTTTTACTTAAAAGCCGAAAATCTACTTTAAACTTTGTTCTACGCCATTAATTTTATAATGTTTTATAACGGCTTTAAGCGAACCCACCTGCATGTCGAACTCGATGTATACCGGTACCTTTTCTTCTTTTGCCAGGTAAAACCGCACCCCGTCCGACTTTTCAAGCACTTTACCTTTCCGTACCGAGGGTGTTAACACGTGGCAATCTACCGTTCCAACATCGGTTTTAACCTTTTCGTCGCGCAAATACTGTATCGATATGTCCGATATTTTATCGGCATTAATAGTAGGATAAATAACCGCATCGCCGGGCTGAAGATTCTCGAATGGATTTTTGTGTACGAAATAAAAGAACACCGAAACCAGATCGAGAAGATCATCAGGAACGGCACGCCACCCACTACGGCTGCTGTTTATCGAGTCAACATCGTGGTAAAAAAGTGTTTCCGTGTAACGACGGTAGTTTCCTTCTTTTACATTTCGGATTGTTTTTACCGGAAGGCGCGTTTCGGCATCAACATACGTTTCGTAAATATCGTAAACGCCATATAGTTTATTGGCCAGCCCCGTTGTTTTTCCCATTACGTGGTAATGAATGGCGGGCCGACCATTAAAAACCGTATCACTTATGGTCATTTCAGCTTCGCCACCTTTAACGAAACTAAATTTCAGGTTAAACTTTATTGAAATATCCTCGGCACTTGTTGTTTGTATTGCCAGGAAAAAAACGATTAGTATGGAGAATAACTTGTTCATTTTAATATTTTGTTTTTTGGAATGGTTGCTACAAAATCCTTTAAATAAAAAGGCTCGAAATAAGCAACGTCTTCAAATTCCTTTTTGTTGTACTTAATTTCTGCCAGATTTTGCATAAATCGTGCCGTTGTTTTATCGGGCCCGTTAAACAAGGCATTTGCATGCGTTATTTTTTCGCGGCATTTATCGGCGCCATTTCCAAAAAACAATATTTTTTTTGTTTGAAGATGATCTGCAAATGAGTTTTCATCAATAATTTCAGCAGTAACTTCGCTTACTGCCTTTCCTCCTTTTTCGTACACAGCGGTATAAACTTCCATACGTCGGGCGTCAATCATCGGGCAAAACAACAGTTCTTCCCCATCAGCAGCGTTGTAAAATTCGTCGGCATTTTCGGCAACGTAATGTCCCATTGCTTCTATCGAACCAATACCAATAAGCGGTTTTCCCAATCCGTAACACAGCCCTTTCGCCACCGACACACCAATGCGCAAACCGGTGTACGATCCCGGGCCTTTACTTACCGCTACTGCATCAATTTTATTAATGTCTAAATTATTCTCACTTAAAAGATCTTCAATAAAAACGGTGAGTAACTTCGAGTGATTTAATCCCTCGGTACTTTCCTTTTGGTATAGCGTTTTACCGTTTTCTGCCAATGAAACCGAACAAACTTCGGTCGATGTTTCGATATTTAAAATAATTGCCATTTGAGTTCTTTTAACAAACTTCTGCAAAAATAGTTAAAGCTGAAGAAACTTTCCATTTAAAACCAAGCCGTCGAGTTTCATTTTTTTTGCCGTCTGCAGCGCATCCTCTTCCGTATGAACGATGGGTTCGCCACCTGCGTTAAACGAGGTATTTATCAGTGCTTTTATGCCGAACTTTTCATCCAAACGTTTTAACAAAGCAAACAAAAATGGATTATCCGATTCTTTTGAAATGCTTTGAAAACGTGCAGTTCCATCGGCATGAATTGCGCCGGCTATTTCCTGTTGCTTTTCGGTCAGAATAGCAAAATCGAGCAACATGAATTTCGATAAAGGATGAACTTCCGCCTGGCCGGTAAAATACTTTACATTTTCTTCTAAAGCCACCGGTGCCAGCGGACGGTACCATTCGCGGCCCTTTTTCTCCATGCTCAGTTTATTCGACAGTTCTTTCGATCCGGCAAATGCTAAAATACTGCGGTTTCCCAAAGCGCGCGGCCCGGCTTCTCCAAAATTATTGCAAACCCCAATCAGCTTTTTAGCAGC
This is a stretch of genomic DNA from uncultured Draconibacterium sp.. It encodes these proteins:
- the efp gene encoding elongation factor P; amino-acid sequence: MASTADFKNGMCFMFKGDIYIIVSFLHVKPGKGPAFVRTKLKNVKNGKVIENTFNSGVKVDEVRVERRPYQFLYRDDMGLNVMNTETYEQISIPDSMVENNDLMKEGQLIEIQFHAEEELPLTAEMPDKVELKITSTIVGEKGNTASSTALKPATVETGAELMVPMFINEGDVIRVSTADRSYSERVKQ
- a CDS encoding DUF3108 domain-containing protein; this translates as MNKLFSILIVFFLAIQTTSAEDISIKFNLKFSFVKGGEAEMTISDTVFNGRPAIHYHVMGKTTGLANKLYGVYDIYETYVDAETRLPVKTIRNVKEGNYRRYTETLFYHDVDSINSSRSGWRAVPDDLLDLVSVFFYFVHKNPFENLQPGDAVIYPTINADKISDISIQYLRDEKVKTDVGTVDCHVLTPSVRKGKVLEKSDGVRFYLAKEEKVPVYIEFDMQVGSLKAVIKHYKINGVEQSLK
- the tsaB gene encoding tRNA (adenosine(37)-N6)-threonylcarbamoyltransferase complex dimerization subunit type 1 TsaB encodes the protein MAIILNIETSTEVCSVSLAENGKTLYQKESTEGLNHSKLLTVFIEDLLSENNLDINKIDAVAVSKGPGSYTGLRIGVSVAKGLCYGLGKPLIGIGSIEAMGHYVAENADEFYNAADGEELLFCPMIDARRMEVYTAVYEKGGKAVSEVTAEIIDENSFADHLQTKKILFFGNGADKCREKITHANALFNGPDKTTARFMQNLAEIKYNKKEFEDVAYFEPFYLKDFVATIPKNKILK